A window from Alkalicoccobacillus plakortidis encodes these proteins:
- a CDS encoding methylthioribulose 1-phosphate dehydratase → MSTTQAVYDSLWSELADIKDELAARDWFPGTSGNLSIKVSHDPLRFLVTASGRDKRKRTPEDFLLVNEQSQSIEQTDLKPSAETVLHQRIYEKTDAGCSLHVHTISNNIISELYAEQAEITFQNQELIKAFNIWEEDGSITIPIVPNYADLGQLAEAVAEQIRPGIKGVLIRNHGITAWGRNGFEAKKHLEALEFLFEYHLRLKQLNL, encoded by the coding sequence ATGAGTACAACACAAGCTGTTTATGATTCGTTATGGAGCGAGCTTGCGGATATTAAGGATGAGTTGGCTGCAAGAGATTGGTTTCCTGGTACAAGCGGTAACCTTTCTATAAAGGTTAGTCATGACCCATTACGTTTTCTAGTTACAGCAAGTGGTAGGGATAAACGAAAACGTACACCAGAGGATTTCCTTTTAGTAAATGAACAGAGTCAATCTATAGAGCAGACAGATTTAAAGCCATCAGCTGAAACGGTTCTCCACCAACGAATCTATGAAAAAACAGATGCAGGCTGTTCATTACACGTTCATACCATATCGAACAATATCATTTCCGAACTTTATGCTGAACAGGCAGAGATTACTTTTCAAAATCAAGAATTAATCAAAGCATTTAATATCTGGGAGGAAGACGGCTCCATCACCATTCCCATTGTACCTAATTATGCAGACCTTGGTCAGCTAGCTGAAGCAGTAGCCGAGCAAATACGGCCAGGTATCAAAGGAGTATTAATCCGTAATCATGGCATTACAGCCTGGGGCCGTAATGGATTTGAGGCAAAAAAACATTTAGAAGCACTTGAATTTTTATTTGAGTATCACTTGCGACTTAAACAACTAAATCTTTAG
- a CDS encoding 2-hydroxy-3-keto-5-methylthiopentenyl-1-phosphate phosphatase, which translates to MTQIAGKDPIIFCDFDGTITTKDNIIGLMKHINPPGLETIKDDILAERISIRSGVGQMFKLIPVERKQEIIEFVLSQAEIRDGFSDFLTYVREKNISLKIVSGGIDFFVEPILKPFALLPDLYCNGSDFDGRTIQITWPHSCDEFCSNDCGCCKPSILRQYSDQEFYKIVIGDSITDLQAAKVADEVFACDSFLLEKCRELSLNHSSFTSFHQIIEKLDSKLEVHM; encoded by the coding sequence ATGACACAGATTGCAGGTAAAGACCCAATCATCTTCTGTGACTTTGATGGCACAATTACAACAAAAGATAATATTATTGGGCTTATGAAACACATAAATCCTCCAGGCTTGGAAACGATTAAGGACGACATTTTAGCTGAACGGATCTCGATTCGTTCAGGCGTCGGTCAGATGTTTAAGTTAATTCCAGTTGAACGCAAACAAGAAATCATAGAGTTTGTGTTAAGCCAAGCGGAGATTCGGGATGGATTTTCTGATTTTTTAACGTATGTTCGAGAAAAGAACATTTCATTAAAAATCGTAAGTGGAGGCATTGATTTTTTTGTGGAACCCATTCTTAAGCCATTTGCACTGTTGCCTGATTTGTACTGTAATGGCAGTGATTTTGATGGCCGTACTATACAGATTACGTGGCCACATAGCTGTGATGAGTTCTGTTCAAATGATTGTGGTTGTTGCAAACCATCAATACTTAGGCAGTATTCAGATCAAGAGTTTTATAAGATTGTCATTGGTGATTCAATAACGGATCTACAGGCGGCAAAGGTAGCGGATGAGGTATTTGCATGTGATTCATTCCTATTAGAAAAATGTCGTGAGCTTTCACTTAATCATTCGTCTTTTACTAGTTTTCATCAGATTATCGAAAAACTTGATTCAAAGCTGGAGGTGCACATGTAA
- a CDS encoding 2,3-diketo-5-methylthiopentyl-1-phosphate enolase: protein MSFVTATYRVYDQKKDLHKKAESIALGLTIGSWTHLQALEKKQLEKHKGEVVEVIEEKSTDIANRLFGEERKTGLIKIAYPQANFSADLPAILTTIFGKLSLDGEIKLVDIDFTSDLEKAFPGPQFGIEGIRSQLQVYERPLVMSIFKGMIGKDMTEFKSQLADQLLGGVDLVKDDEILFDNPLTPFSDRVQAGSKIIKEVYEQTGEQKLYAVNLTGRTFDLKDKAKRAVEQGATALLFNVFAYGLDVLQALAEDPDIHVPIMAHPAVSGALTASPFYGISNKVLLGKLLRLAGADLVLFPSPYGSVAMEKSETIDIKQALTEERALKKAFPVPSAGIHPGLTPLLIQDFGIDSVINAGGGIHGHPGGARAGAKAFRDAVSGVLATQSLSDAAAKSPELAKALELWGSPT from the coding sequence ATGAGTTTTGTAACGGCAACATATCGAGTATACGATCAAAAAAAAGATCTTCACAAAAAAGCAGAATCCATTGCCCTTGGGTTAACGATTGGATCATGGACACATTTACAAGCGCTTGAAAAAAAGCAGCTTGAAAAACACAAAGGTGAAGTTGTTGAAGTAATAGAAGAGAAAAGCACAGATATAGCCAATCGATTATTTGGGGAAGAACGAAAAACGGGCCTCATAAAAATCGCGTATCCACAAGCCAACTTCTCAGCCGATCTACCAGCCATTTTAACAACGATTTTTGGAAAGCTATCTCTCGATGGTGAAATCAAGCTAGTAGATATTGATTTTACTAGTGATCTAGAAAAAGCTTTCCCTGGACCGCAATTTGGAATAGAAGGTATTCGTAGTCAGCTTCAGGTCTATGAGCGGCCGCTTGTGATGAGTATTTTTAAAGGGATGATAGGAAAGGACATGACGGAATTTAAATCTCAGCTAGCTGATCAATTGCTAGGTGGAGTCGATCTAGTAAAGGATGACGAGATTCTATTTGATAATCCATTAACCCCTTTTTCAGATCGAGTTCAAGCTGGTTCTAAGATTATCAAAGAGGTGTATGAACAGACAGGTGAACAAAAGCTGTATGCGGTTAACCTAACTGGTCGAACGTTTGACTTAAAAGACAAAGCAAAAAGAGCAGTCGAGCAGGGAGCAACGGCCTTATTGTTTAATGTATTTGCATACGGATTGGATGTTTTGCAGGCATTAGCAGAGGATCCGGATATTCACGTTCCAATTATGGCTCATCCAGCTGTTTCTGGAGCCCTTACGGCGTCACCTTTTTACGGAATATCTAACAAAGTACTTTTAGGTAAATTGTTACGATTAGCCGGAGCGGACCTTGTTTTGTTTCCGTCTCCTTACGGTAGCGTTGCCATGGAAAAGTCGGAAACGATAGATATTAAACAGGCATTAACAGAGGAACGAGCTCTCAAAAAAGCCTTTCCGGTTCCATCGGCTGGGATTCATCCTGGTTTGACGCCACTTCTAATTCAGGACTTCGGCATTGATTCAGTAATTAACGCAGGCGGTGGTATTCACGGTCATCCAGGTGGAGCAAGAGCAGGTGCTAAGGCCTTTCGAGATGCGGTTTCAGGAGTACTTGCTACTCAATCATTATCTGATGCGGCAGCTAAATCACCAGAACTGGCAAAAGCACTTGAGTTGTGGGGTAGTCCAACATGA
- a CDS encoding sugar ABC transporter substrate-binding protein, with product MIKGFGVKTLGMTAAAVIVLAGCGDSESSQAEADVKLDGVPERFATGEGAKIKVIRKIGGDDHTAQYLAGVQEEGEALGFDVDVFTANGDTASYHDAISQAIDADYDGLILSHGDDAATVDAVQRAVDKGIEVVTFDSNSDLESIDGVTLTSQDDEELATLALDQLVEDFDGEANILYLWVDGFPPMVRRDSIYQEVLSEQPGLNELERFGVAAEDTSTQTQNAVAALLNKYPEGEIDAIFATWDAFAIGAARALDEAGRDEINIYGIDVSNADLQIMQQENSTWDYTAAVDPKLIGSINLRILAKKLAGEETPQFYDLEASLISRKQLLEADDDVNMVSLAEVIPNWGESDAFEEEWMTILKEHNE from the coding sequence ATGATAAAAGGATTTGGGGTTAAAACATTAGGAATGACTGCTGCTGCTGTAATTGTACTTGCTGGATGTGGTGATAGTGAGTCCTCGCAAGCCGAAGCAGATGTCAAATTAGACGGAGTACCTGAGAGATTCGCTACAGGTGAAGGCGCCAAAATAAAGGTCATTCGCAAGATTGGTGGAGATGACCATACTGCTCAATATTTGGCCGGAGTACAAGAAGAAGGTGAAGCGTTAGGTTTTGATGTCGATGTATTTACCGCAAATGGGGATACAGCAAGTTATCATGACGCCATATCTCAAGCAATAGATGCCGATTATGACGGCTTAATTCTTTCACATGGTGATGATGCCGCTACCGTAGATGCCGTACAACGAGCTGTTGATAAAGGGATTGAGGTTGTAACGTTTGATTCCAATAGTGATTTAGAATCGATTGATGGTGTGACACTCACCTCCCAAGATGATGAGGAGCTTGCAACACTAGCCCTTGATCAACTAGTTGAAGATTTTGATGGAGAGGCAAATATTCTCTACTTATGGGTTGATGGTTTCCCTCCAATGGTAAGACGCGATTCAATCTATCAGGAGGTTCTTTCTGAGCAACCTGGACTTAATGAATTGGAGCGATTTGGTGTTGCCGCAGAAGATACTTCTACCCAAACTCAAAATGCAGTAGCTGCGTTACTTAATAAGTACCCTGAAGGTGAAATCGATGCGATTTTTGCGACTTGGGATGCCTTTGCAATTGGAGCAGCACGTGCACTTGATGAAGCAGGACGAGATGAAATCAATATCTATGGAATTGATGTATCAAATGCTGACCTTCAAATCATGCAACAGGAAAATAGCACATGGGATTATACTGCAGCCGTTGATCCTAAGTTAATTGGTTCTATCAACCTACGAATTCTTGCCAAAAAGCTAGCCGGTGAAGAAACACCTCAATTTTATGATTTAGAAGCATCGCTCATTTCTCGGAAGCAATTATTAGAAGCAGATGATGACGTCAATATGGTCTCATTAGCTGAGGTCATTCCAAACTGGGGTGAATCAGACGCGTTTGAAGAAGAATGGATGACTATATTAAAAGAACATAACGAATAA
- a CDS encoding ABC transporter permease encodes MAEPEVKQTSSFDLFRFLYKYGTVILIVLLIVGFSAANPSFLQTSNIVTILRSISIVTIIAIGITISLSVGGFDLSVGSVASLSNAMVISMFVWYSQTPVIAIGAAIAAALLVGALNAFLIVKIKIPDLLLTLAMMFIIQGVALTYTRGATISENMIMSNGSYAEGTISPFFAKIGQVPYIILIMVACVVVVHIFLTYTKHGRSLYIIGGNEEAARLSGIAVNKYKVIAYLLSAFFAALGGIVLASRVMTAEINAGGPYLMDAVAASFIGFAVFGAGKPNAIGTFVGAVLIGILANGLVMMSVPYYAMDIVKGAVLALALAITYYKFK; translated from the coding sequence ATGGCTGAACCTGAAGTGAAACAAACTTCATCTTTTGACTTATTTCGTTTTTTATATAAATACGGAACGGTTATTCTAATCGTTTTATTAATTGTTGGATTCTCTGCCGCAAATCCATCGTTCCTGCAAACGAGTAATATTGTGACCATCCTTCGCTCTATCTCCATTGTCACAATTATTGCGATTGGCATCACCATCTCCCTCTCAGTTGGAGGGTTTGATTTATCGGTTGGCTCAGTCGCCTCTCTTTCAAATGCAATGGTCATTTCGATGTTTGTTTGGTATTCACAAACACCCGTTATTGCAATTGGTGCAGCCATTGCTGCCGCACTTCTTGTTGGTGCACTTAATGCCTTTTTAATCGTAAAAATTAAAATTCCCGATCTCCTACTAACCTTAGCGATGATGTTTATCATTCAAGGTGTCGCCTTAACCTACACAAGAGGCGCCACCATATCTGAAAATATGATTATGTCTAATGGAAGTTATGCAGAGGGTACGATTAGTCCCTTTTTCGCTAAAATTGGTCAGGTTCCATACATCATTTTAATCATGGTAGCGTGTGTTGTTGTTGTTCATATCTTTTTAACGTATACCAAACATGGCCGCAGCCTTTATATCATTGGCGGAAATGAAGAAGCTGCCAGACTTTCTGGCATTGCAGTAAATAAGTATAAAGTGATTGCATATCTGCTCTCCGCTTTTTTTGCAGCATTAGGTGGGATTGTCCTAGCCTCTCGAGTGATGACAGCTGAAATAAATGCGGGTGGTCCCTATTTAATGGACGCAGTTGCGGCATCGTTTATTGGATTTGCTGTTTTTGGAGCAGGTAAACCAAATGCAATTGGAACATTTGTTGGAGCTGTGTTAATCGGAATTCTAGCTAACGGACTTGTTATGATGAGTGTCCCATACTATGCCATGGATATCGTAAAAGGAGCAGTTCTAGCCCTAGCGTTAGCAATTACGTATTACAAATTTAAGTAA
- the mtnK gene encoding S-methyl-5-thioribose kinase, producing MTTFTETYFTMTEADAITYAKTQLSIFPEDAMLSCEEIGDGNLNYVFRLVDRKTFQSVIIKQAGPVARISDEFKVSPDRNRIEHDILKIQGQLTPEFVPEVYHYDPIMNCTVMEDLSDFTILRKAFLSHQTFPNLADHLSTFLVRTLLSTSDLVLGHKEKKDQVKAFINPELCEITEDLVYTEPFYDCPRNEVFEGTLPFVREEIWSDESLALETAKLKFQFLTKAQSLIHGDFHTGSIFVTNDQTKVIDAEFAFYGQAGYDIGNIIANLIFAFVNGEQTIEDPTERSHYTGYILTTIQQIIDQFKEKFIDAFYDQVTERVAEYPGFLEFYLEDLLADTAAVVGLELARRVIGLAPVQDLTDITDADKRATAEIACLKAAKVFILNRQDFFHGEDFTRVISENA from the coding sequence ATGACAACCTTTACTGAAACCTACTTTACCATGACCGAGGCTGATGCCATTACATATGCCAAAACTCAGCTTTCTATCTTTCCAGAAGATGCAATGCTCTCATGTGAAGAGATTGGGGATGGTAATTTAAATTATGTATTCCGTTTAGTTGATCGGAAAACTTTCCAATCTGTTATTATCAAACAAGCAGGTCCTGTTGCAAGAATTTCAGATGAATTTAAAGTATCTCCTGACCGGAACAGAATTGAACACGATATCCTAAAGATACAAGGGCAGCTCACACCCGAATTTGTTCCTGAGGTGTACCACTATGATCCAATTATGAACTGCACGGTAATGGAGGATTTGTCTGACTTTACGATTTTACGAAAGGCCTTTTTAAGCCATCAGACTTTCCCTAACCTTGCCGATCATCTTTCCACTTTTTTGGTCCGTACACTTCTTTCCACATCTGACTTGGTTCTTGGTCATAAGGAAAAGAAAGATCAAGTGAAAGCCTTTATTAATCCTGAGCTCTGCGAAATAACAGAGGATCTTGTCTATACAGAACCATTTTATGACTGCCCACGAAATGAAGTATTTGAAGGAACACTTCCTTTTGTTCGTGAGGAAATTTGGAGTGATGAGTCGCTTGCTTTAGAAACAGCAAAGCTCAAATTTCAGTTCCTTACTAAAGCACAGTCTCTTATTCATGGTGATTTTCACACAGGCTCGATCTTTGTGACGAATGACCAGACGAAGGTGATTGATGCTGAGTTCGCCTTTTATGGACAAGCGGGTTATGATATCGGCAATATTATTGCGAACCTGATCTTTGCTTTTGTAAATGGTGAACAAACCATTGAGGACCCAACCGAGCGTAGTCATTATACAGGGTATATCCTTACTACGATTCAACAAATTATTGATCAATTTAAAGAGAAGTTTATTGATGCTTTTTATGATCAAGTAACAGAACGAGTTGCAGAGTATCCTGGCTTTTTAGAATTTTATCTTGAAGATTTGCTTGCCGATACAGCTGCTGTTGTCGGTCTTGAGCTTGCGCGCAGAGTTATTGGCCTTGCCCCAGTTCAGGACCTTACTGACATTACTGACGCTGACAAACGAGCAACAGCTGAAATTGCTTGCTTAAAAGCAGCGAAAGTGTTTATTTTAAATAGGCAAGACTTCTTTCACGGGGAAGACTTTACTCGTGTAATAAGTGAGAATGCCTGA
- a CDS encoding NAD(P)/FAD-dependent oxidoreductase: MKKHIIIGAGILGATTAYKLAKGGASVTIIDRQEPGQATQAAAGIICPWISQRRNKAWYALVKAGAAYYPELINELKAEGETYTGYAQVGALSLHSDSKKLDDLVKRAEKRKVDAPEIGEITRMSSSDVQRLFPPLAEGLEGVHVSGAARVDGAALKDALLRSAKRHGAEIVYGDASIELDTQGKTNILVDETTYEADSIIITAGAWADTLLSPLGIQFKVTAQKAQILHVDLDDQETDEWPVVMPQGDQYLLAFPNGHIVAGSTHEDEVGFDQRVTAGGTLELLNKALHHAPGLTDATVNTVKVGFRPFTPNFLPVIGKLPGYSQILVANGLGASGLTMGPYIGSELAKMALSQETSIDLSLYDLSLAIE, from the coding sequence ATGAAAAAACACATAATAATCGGAGCAGGAATTCTTGGTGCAACTACTGCCTATAAGCTTGCTAAAGGTGGTGCGAGTGTGACCATCATCGATCGACAAGAACCTGGACAAGCCACTCAAGCAGCTGCAGGTATCATTTGTCCATGGATCTCGCAACGCAGAAACAAGGCGTGGTATGCATTGGTAAAAGCAGGCGCCGCCTATTATCCAGAGCTAATTAATGAGCTAAAGGCTGAAGGAGAAACTTATACTGGTTACGCACAGGTTGGTGCACTAAGCTTACATTCTGACAGCAAAAAACTTGATGACCTGGTAAAACGTGCGGAGAAACGAAAAGTAGATGCTCCTGAGATCGGTGAGATCACTCGTATGTCTAGTAGTGATGTTCAAAGGCTCTTTCCTCCGTTAGCTGAGGGGCTTGAGGGTGTACATGTCAGTGGTGCAGCGCGTGTAGATGGTGCTGCCCTAAAGGATGCGTTATTAAGATCTGCAAAACGTCATGGTGCAGAAATCGTGTACGGTGATGCTTCTATTGAGCTTGATACACAGGGGAAAACCAATATTCTTGTAGATGAGACGACTTATGAAGCAGATTCGATCATCATCACTGCAGGGGCGTGGGCGGATACCCTGCTCTCCCCTCTAGGGATACAATTTAAGGTGACTGCTCAAAAGGCTCAAATTTTACACGTAGATCTTGACGACCAAGAAACCGATGAATGGCCAGTTGTGATGCCACAGGGAGATCAATATCTGCTTGCTTTTCCAAACGGTCACATTGTCGCGGGCTCAACACATGAAGATGAGGTTGGTTTTGACCAACGTGTAACAGCTGGAGGAACATTAGAATTATTAAATAAGGCGCTTCATCATGCTCCGGGTCTAACGGATGCCACTGTTAACACGGTAAAAGTTGGGTTTAGACCGTTTACACCGAACTTCCTACCTGTCATTGGGAAACTGCCTGGATACTCGCAAATTTTGGTGGCGAATGGACTAGGAGCTTCAGGATTAACGATGGGACCATATATCGGATCTGAACTTGCTAAAATGGCACTCTCACAAGAAACATCTATTGATTTATCTCTTTACGACCTTTCGTTAGCAATCGAATAA
- a CDS encoding aspartate aminotransferase family protein — protein MSTEWTKLSEKMPIRLAPSMAKDHPNLPVVKEEGCYYWGVDGKQYLDFTSGIAVTNVGHRHPKVVAAIKDAADYLTHGPIGVIQYESILKLADELAEIMPGDLDCFFFGNSGTEAIEGALKLARHVTKKPFVVSFIGGFHGRTLGSMAISTSKSKYRSHQHVSGTYQLPYYKPGDSEEEAIQKLNTAAEQLFAHQVLPNEVACMILEPVLGEGGYIIPPKSWLQRIRQICDEHGILLIFDEVQTGFGRTGEWFASQSFEVVPDIMAVAKGIASGIPLSATVANHKLMQQWPLGSHATTFGGTPLGCAAALATIEVIKEEKLLENTKVVGAYASKQLEGLQKKYARIGNVRSIGLMIGIEIIDPDTGVGDGQAAMEILDLALHEGVLFYFSGKHGEVIRMIPPLTVTKEQIDEGLAKLERALIAFEKK, from the coding sequence ATGTCAACTGAATGGACGAAATTAAGTGAAAAGATGCCGATTCGCTTAGCGCCAAGTATGGCTAAAGATCATCCTAACTTACCTGTTGTGAAGGAAGAGGGATGTTATTACTGGGGTGTGGATGGGAAGCAATACCTTGATTTCACCTCAGGGATTGCAGTGACAAATGTAGGACACAGACATCCAAAGGTTGTTGCTGCAATCAAGGATGCGGCCGATTACCTAACACATGGACCAATTGGTGTCATTCAATATGAATCCATCTTAAAACTAGCTGATGAGTTAGCTGAGATTATGCCTGGAGATCTGGATTGCTTTTTCTTTGGAAATAGTGGAACAGAGGCAATTGAAGGTGCATTAAAGCTTGCGCGTCATGTGACAAAGAAACCATTTGTCGTATCATTTATTGGAGGATTCCACGGGAGAACGCTTGGGTCAATGGCTATTAGTACGTCAAAAAGCAAATATCGCTCTCATCAACATGTAAGTGGAACGTATCAATTGCCATATTACAAGCCAGGTGATTCAGAGGAAGAAGCTATTCAGAAGCTGAACACAGCCGCTGAACAATTGTTTGCACATCAAGTGCTACCAAATGAAGTAGCTTGTATGATTTTAGAGCCTGTTCTTGGTGAAGGTGGTTATATCATCCCTCCAAAATCATGGTTACAGCGTATTCGTCAAATTTGCGATGAGCACGGAATTCTTCTAATTTTTGATGAAGTACAAACTGGTTTCGGTCGTACGGGTGAGTGGTTTGCCTCTCAAAGCTTTGAAGTAGTGCCGGATATCATGGCGGTAGCTAAGGGCATTGCATCAGGCATACCACTGAGTGCAACGGTTGCTAATCATAAGCTTATGCAACAATGGCCACTAGGTTCTCATGCGACTACCTTTGGTGGGACACCACTTGGGTGTGCAGCAGCGCTTGCTACGATTGAAGTTATTAAGGAAGAAAAATTACTTGAGAATACAAAAGTGGTCGGCGCATATGCAAGCAAGCAGCTAGAAGGGTTACAAAAGAAATACGCCCGCATAGGAAATGTTCGCTCTATCGGCTTAATGATCGGTATAGAAATCATTGATCCTGATACAGGTGTGGGTGACGGACAGGCGGCGATGGAGATTCTTGATCTTGCATTGCATGAAGGAGTCCTCTTTTATTTCAGTGGGAAGCATGGTGAGGTCATTCGCATGATTCCACCACTTACCGTAACAAAGGAACAGATTGATGAAGGATTAGCGAAGTTGGAGAGAGCTCTTATAGCATTTGAAAAGAAATAA
- a CDS encoding YjiH family protein encodes MENNNISNRNKHVLAFIIPSLIGALLFLIPLPIGVDGQWTVLIAYISSNLESFVSGVITEILAAILLLSSIGALIGVTAKPEWMTKQPFLKGLFVIHPFWLIIRFLGAIFAVLTLFEVGPEVIIGVGTGQEVLYNLLPVLAVWSFVMGMLLPLLIEFGLMEWLGTLAQKIMRPLFKLPGRAAVDSMASWMGNNMVSILITINQYESGYYSKKESAIIVTNFTITSIGFSLIVARMLNIENLFPPFYLTVLIAVFVAAIICPRIPPLSRMRNDYYEPAGKQIVEEAPQDISIPRWAFQKGVAKASKVPTASVLVKKGLFNAADIWFGMLPLVMGIGTIALIIANFTPVFQIISYPLIPVLELMQIPEASQAAPAMLIGFADMFLPTILGSNIESELTRFVVGAVSLTQLIYMSEIGVMLIRSSIPVNIGQLFLMFIIRTVITLPIVVLIAHLFVF; translated from the coding sequence ATGGAAAATAACAACATATCTAATCGTAATAAACATGTTTTAGCATTCATTATCCCGTCTTTAATTGGCGCATTGCTTTTTTTGATCCCGTTACCAATAGGTGTTGATGGGCAATGGACAGTCCTAATTGCATACATATCTAGTAATCTAGAATCATTTGTGAGTGGGGTTATTACAGAAATATTAGCTGCTATCTTGTTACTATCGAGCATTGGAGCACTAATTGGAGTAACAGCAAAGCCAGAATGGATGACGAAGCAGCCCTTCCTTAAAGGTTTGTTTGTTATTCATCCTTTTTGGCTAATTATTCGCTTTCTAGGAGCTATCTTCGCAGTCTTAACGTTATTTGAAGTAGGGCCGGAAGTTATTATTGGAGTAGGAACTGGTCAGGAAGTCTTGTATAATCTCCTACCTGTTTTGGCTGTTTGGTCTTTTGTAATGGGAATGTTGCTTCCATTATTAATTGAGTTTGGCTTGATGGAGTGGCTTGGTACATTAGCTCAAAAGATCATGAGACCACTATTTAAGCTACCTGGACGAGCAGCTGTCGATTCAATGGCTTCTTGGATGGGGAATAACATGGTTAGTATTCTAATCACTATTAATCAATATGAATCAGGCTATTATTCAAAAAAAGAATCGGCTATTATCGTCACGAATTTTACGATCACATCGATTGGTTTTAGTTTAATCGTGGCTAGAATGCTTAACATTGAGAATCTGTTTCCACCATTTTATTTAACCGTATTAATCGCCGTTTTTGTGGCGGCAATTATTTGTCCTCGTATTCCTCCATTATCTAGAATGAGGAATGATTATTATGAGCCAGCAGGTAAACAAATTGTTGAAGAAGCACCTCAGGATATCTCTATTCCAAGATGGGCATTCCAAAAAGGTGTAGCTAAAGCATCAAAAGTGCCTACTGCTTCTGTTCTTGTGAAAAAAGGGTTGTTTAATGCAGCAGATATCTGGTTTGGCATGTTACCTCTTGTTATGGGTATTGGAACAATTGCGTTAATCATTGCAAATTTCACGCCGGTTTTTCAGATCATTTCATACCCGTTAATTCCTGTATTAGAATTGATGCAAATACCGGAGGCCTCCCAAGCAGCACCAGCTATGTTAATTGGTTTTGCGGATATGTTTTTGCCAACGATCCTTGGTTCAAACATTGAAAGTGAACTAACACGATTTGTAGTAGGAGCTGTTTCACTTACACAATTAATATATATGTCTGAAATTGGTGTCATGCTGATACGCTCAAGCATACCTGTAAACATAGGTCAGTTGTTCCTCATGTTTATCATTCGGACAGTTATTACGTTACCAATTGTTGTACTTATTGCTCATCTATTTGTATTTTAA